The genomic stretch TTTAATAGGCAAAGATTCATTTCAGGAGGTTTTTATTGCCGGTATAACAATGCCTATAACTAAACATAATTTTGTTGTCAGGGATATTAATGAACTTGCAAACACTATAAGAAAAGCATTTGTAATAGCTAATAATGGAAGAAAGGGACCTGTTTTGATAGATATACCAAAAAATTTCACATTAGCAGAAACAGAGTTTACTAAAAGAGAAAAATTTTCTCCAAAACAAATAGAGATAAGTTCAGAAGATGAAAAAACAATAGAGTTAGTTGCAAAATTAATAAATGAATCTAAAAGACCTATTATATATTTCGGAGGCGGTGCTAAGGATTCAAGTGATAAATTAAGAGAGTTTATGATTAATTCTAATATACCTTCAGTACATACATTAATGGGGGCTGGAGTATTAGGATATAATGAAAAGTTGAATATAGGGCTTTTAGGAATGCATGGTTCTGCTACTGCTAATAAGGTTATGAATGAAGCTGATTTAATCCTTGCTGTAGGTACAAGATTTAGTGATAGAGTTGCTTTAAATACTTCCAAATTCGGAGGAGCTGCTAAAAAGGTGCATATAGATATTGACAGAAGCGAGATTAATAAAAATGTTAATGTCGATTATAGTATAATTGGCGATTTGAATGATGTACTAGATAGATTTAATAAATTGGTAAAAAGAGTAGATGATGATGAATGGGTAAAATATTTATCAGATTTAAGAGCCAAAGAGATGAAAGAGGATTCTGATAGAAATACCAATAAAGACGGAATTTATCCTAGCAAAGTTATGGATATAATAGGAGAAAAAACTAAAGACGAAGCTATTTATGTTACAGATGTAGGTCAGCATCAAATGTGGGCTGTTCAATATATAAGACATACCAAGCCTAGAAGTTTTATAACAAGCGGAGGTTTGGGTACTATGGGATTCGGATATGGTGCTGCTTTAGGCTGTCAGTTTGCTAAGCCAGATAGAAGGGTAATACATATAACTGGGGACGGTTCTTTTTATATGAACTTAAACGAGGTAGCTACTGCTGTTGAATATGATCTTCCAGTTATATCTATCATACTTAATAATAGTACATTGGGTATGGTTAGACAATGGCAGACTATATTTTATGATAAAAGATATTCAAGCACTGATATAAATAAAAAAATGGATTATGTAAAAGTTGCAGAAGGTTTCGGAGCTAAAGGCTTTCATTGTGAGACTATAAAAGAGTTTGAAGAGGCTTTTGAAGAGGCTTTGAAATGTAAATGTCCAGTGTGGATAGAATGCATTATAGATAAAGATTTAAGAGTTTTGCCTATGATACCAGCTGGCGGAACTATAGACGATATAATAGTAGATTAATAAATATCAGGAGTAAAAAATGGATAAGAAAGAAAGAAGAGTTTTAGTTTTATTTGTAGATAATATTACGGGTGTATTAAATAGAATAACTTTATTATTCAGTCAAAAAGGTTTTAATATAGAAACTATTACATGTTCTGCAACTTGTGTGCCTAGTATATCAAGAATGACTATAGTTACAGAGGGAGATGATTCTCATATAAATCAAGTTATAAAACAAACTTCAAAACTAATTGAGGTTCATTCTGTACATTTAATAGATAGTTCTAACAACATAATAAGAGATTTTCTTTTGGTAAAAATAGAAATTAATGATAGTAATAGAGGTAAAGTCTGCGATATAACTAATTCTTATAACGGACTTATACTTTATATTGGAAATAAAAGCATTACAGTTGAAATAACAGCCCCAGCCTCAGTAATAGACGCATATTTAGAAGCATTAAAAGACTTTAATATTTTAGAGCTTTCAAGAACAGGGGTAACATCTATACAGCTTGGCGATGATGTTCCAGATATGAATATAATCAATAATTTTGAATATTAATAAACACAAAAAAACAAGAAAAAAAGGAGAAATTAAAATGATAAAAAAATATTATGATGCTGATTGTAATCTAGGAGTACTAGACGGTAAAACTATAGCTATAATGGGATACGGCAGTCAGGGACATGCTCATGCACAGAACTTAAAAGACAGCGGCATGAATGTTATAGTAGGACTTAGAAAAGACAGTGCTAACTGCAAAAAAGCAGAAGAAGCAGGTTTTAAGGTAATGGAAGTAGAAGAAGCTGCTAAGCTTGCAGATATAGTTATGATGCTTGTACCAGATGAAGTAGCTGCTGATATATATAATAGTCAGGTAGCTCCTCATATGAAAGAAGGAAATGTATTAATGTTTGCTCATGGATTTAATATTCATTTCCATTTTGTAATGCCTGCTGATAATATAGATGTTATTATGGTTGCACCAAAAGGACCTGGACACACTGTAAGAAGTCAGTATTTAGAAGGAAGAGGAGTACCTAGCTTGATAGCAGTTTATCAGGATAAAAGCGGAAGAGCAAAAGATTATGCTTTAGCTTATGCTTCTGGAATAGGGGCAGGACGTGCTGGTATATTAGAAACTACATTCAGAGAAGAAACAGAAACTGATTTATTCGGAGAGCAGGCTGTATTATGCGGCGGTGTTACAGAATTAATGAAAGCTGGTTTTGATACTTTAGTAGAAGCTGGATATGAACCAGAAATGGCTTATTTTGAATGTATACATGAAATGAAATTAATTGTTGATTTAATATATTCAGGCGGTTTTGCTATGATGAGATATTCTATTTCAAATACTGCTGAATACGGCGATTATAGAACAGGCAGAAGAATGATAACTGAAGAGACTAGAAAAGAAATGAAAAAAGTATTAAGAGAAATACAAGACGGTACTTTTGCTAGTGAGTTTATTCAGGAGTTTAGTGCAGGACGTAAAGCTAAATTTAATGCTACTAAAAGATTAGAAAGAGAGCATAAATTAGAAAAAGTCGGTGCAGAATTAAGAAAAATGATGAGTTGGATTAAAAAATAATAATATATACCTAAACAAATATAGTTTGTCAATTTTTAGCTATTTATAAATGTAATCATAAGTTATATATAGTATAAAGTATTATTAATCATTCATAAAATAGGTTTTAAATGTATGATAATACCTGTATTTTAGTTAAAAATGCAGTCCTTTTGCTTCTTTGGGGCACCAAAAGAAGTGGGGGGGCGGGGGCTAGTCCCCGAAAATATTAAAATATAAAAACTAATTTTTGACAAACTTAAAAATTTTCAGTATATATTATAATAAATATTTTTTATAATCCAAAGCATCTTTAGTTATAAATGATGTTTTTATTATAAGGGTTTTAACAATGAGAAAGATTAAGATTTTTGATACTACTTTAAGAGATGGAGAACAATCTCCTGGTTGTACTATGAATTTAGAAGAGAAATTAGAAATGGCAGCCGAGCTTGATAAATTAGGCGTTGATGTTATAGAGGCTGGTTTTGCTATATGTTCTGATGATGACTTCAATGCTATAAAAGAAGTAAGCAAGGTTGTAGAAAATGCTAAACTAGCTAGTTTGGCAAGATGCAATAAAAAAGATATAGACAGAGCTTATGAGGCACTTGCTGAGGCTAAACACCCGATGCTTCATACTTTTATAGCTACAAGCGATATACATTTAAAGCATAAATTGGAGATGACCAGAGAGCAGGTATTGGAAACAATAAAAGAATCTGTTTCTTATGCTAAAACAAAATTTGAGTTTATAGAGTTTTCTGCTGAAGATGCTTCAAGAAGTGATAAAGACTTTTTAGTTCAGGCATATTCAGCAGCTATAGAAAACGGAGCTACTACAATCAATGTTCCAGACACTGTAGGATATACTACTCCTTTAGAAATGGCTGAACTTATAAAATATTTAAAAGCCAATGTTAAGGGTATAGATAATGTTGATATATCAGTGCATTGTCATGACGATTTGGGACTTGGTACTGCTAATTCTTTATCTGCTGTTTTGGCGGGTGCTACTCAGGTAGAGTGTACTATTAACGGTATAGGTGAGCGTGCGGGTAATACTAGTTTGGAAGAAATTGTAATGGGTATTAAAACCAGAAAAGATTTTTATAATGCCTATACTGATGTTAATACAAAACGTATTTATAAAATTTCAAAATTATTATCTACTATATCAGGTATGGTAGTTGCTCCTAATAAAGCTATAGTTGGTGCCAATGCATTTGCTCATGAGGCCGGCATTCATCAGCATGGTGTATTAAAAGAGCGTTCTACTTATGAGATTATGAATGTTGAAGATATAGGAATACCTCAGAATAAAATGGTATTAGGCAAACATTCTGGAAAGCATGCTTTTAAAGACAGAATAGAATCTTTAGGTTATGATATTGATGATAAGACTTTAGAAGAGGCTTTTATTAAGTTTAAGAACTTAGCAGATAAGAAAAAAATAGTCACTGATACTGATATAGAGGCATTGCTAATAGGAAATAATGCTTCTGTAGAAAATCCTTTGTATACTTTAAAAAGCTTTATGGTTAATGACAGCGATTCTATATCATCTTTTGCTTCAGTATCTATACTTGACAATAAAGAGAATATTGTTGAGGCTATAGGTAAAGGAAACGGTCCTATAGATGCAGCATTCGGAGCTATAGATTCTCTTACTTCAAACAGAGCTAAATTGGTTAATTATAG from Brachyspira murdochii DSM 12563 encodes the following:
- the ilvB gene encoding biosynthetic-type acetolactate synthase large subunit translates to MKLNGSEIIMEVLIEEGVDTVFGYPGGAALFIYDAIYKYRDKLKHIMPVDEVGACHAADGYARASGKTGVVIATSGPGATNLVTPLATAYMDSVPLVAITANVPETLIGKDSFQEVFIAGITMPITKHNFVVRDINELANTIRKAFVIANNGRKGPVLIDIPKNFTLAETEFTKREKFSPKQIEISSEDEKTIELVAKLINESKRPIIYFGGGAKDSSDKLREFMINSNIPSVHTLMGAGVLGYNEKLNIGLLGMHGSATANKVMNEADLILAVGTRFSDRVALNTSKFGGAAKKVHIDIDRSEINKNVNVDYSIIGDLNDVLDRFNKLVKRVDDDEWVKYLSDLRAKEMKEDSDRNTNKDGIYPSKVMDIIGEKTKDEAIYVTDVGQHQMWAVQYIRHTKPRSFITSGGLGTMGFGYGAALGCQFAKPDRRVIHITGDGSFYMNLNEVATAVEYDLPVISIILNNSTLGMVRQWQTIFYDKRYSSTDINKKMDYVKVAEGFGAKGFHCETIKEFEEAFEEALKCKCPVWIECIIDKDLRVLPMIPAGGTIDDIIVD
- the ilvN gene encoding acetolactate synthase small subunit produces the protein MDKKERRVLVLFVDNITGVLNRITLLFSQKGFNIETITCSATCVPSISRMTIVTEGDDSHINQVIKQTSKLIEVHSVHLIDSSNNIIRDFLLVKIEINDSNRGKVCDITNSYNGLILYIGNKSITVEITAPASVIDAYLEALKDFNILELSRTGVTSIQLGDDVPDMNIINNFEY
- the ilvC gene encoding ketol-acid reductoisomerase, with amino-acid sequence MIKKYYDADCNLGVLDGKTIAIMGYGSQGHAHAQNLKDSGMNVIVGLRKDSANCKKAEEAGFKVMEVEEAAKLADIVMMLVPDEVAADIYNSQVAPHMKEGNVLMFAHGFNIHFHFVMPADNIDVIMVAPKGPGHTVRSQYLEGRGVPSLIAVYQDKSGRAKDYALAYASGIGAGRAGILETTFREETETDLFGEQAVLCGGVTELMKAGFDTLVEAGYEPEMAYFECIHEMKLIVDLIYSGGFAMMRYSISNTAEYGDYRTGRRMITEETRKEMKKVLREIQDGTFASEFIQEFSAGRKAKFNATKRLEREHKLEKVGAELRKMMSWIKK
- a CDS encoding 2-isopropylmalate synthase → MRKIKIFDTTLRDGEQSPGCTMNLEEKLEMAAELDKLGVDVIEAGFAICSDDDFNAIKEVSKVVENAKLASLARCNKKDIDRAYEALAEAKHPMLHTFIATSDIHLKHKLEMTREQVLETIKESVSYAKTKFEFIEFSAEDASRSDKDFLVQAYSAAIENGATTINVPDTVGYTTPLEMAELIKYLKANVKGIDNVDISVHCHDDLGLGTANSLSAVLAGATQVECTINGIGERAGNTSLEEIVMGIKTRKDFYNAYTDVNTKRIYKISKLLSTISGMVVAPNKAIVGANAFAHEAGIHQHGVLKERSTYEIMNVEDIGIPQNKMVLGKHSGKHAFKDRIESLGYDIDDKTLEEAFIKFKNLADKKKIVTDTDIEALLIGNNASVENPLYTLKSFMVNDSDSISSFASVSILDNKENIVEAIGKGNGPIDAAFGAIDSLTSNRAKLVNYSINAITEGEDALGEVIVRLSSDDKTVIGRAVSTDIIEASLMAYINGLNKL